A section of the Streptomyces sp. SLBN-118 genome encodes:
- a CDS encoding fic family toxin-antitoxin system, toxin component — MNLSIDLAWLLMVAEHKTPGDPQVADWGALVAAVGRHEAEIFGIPVYNDPHARAASLLQLLLHVPALEHSNAMFASAVAYGYLVACGLKVVTSPVQVRDLARLVKESKADVRTIAEELRQWSH; from the coding sequence ATGAACCTCTCGATCGACCTTGCCTGGCTGCTCATGGTCGCCGAACACAAGACCCCCGGCGATCCACAGGTCGCCGACTGGGGGGCGCTCGTCGCCGCCGTCGGCCGTCACGAGGCGGAGATATTCGGCATCCCCGTCTACAACGACCCGCACGCCCGCGCCGCCTCCCTGCTTCAGCTGCTCCTCCACGTACCGGCGCTGGAGCACTCCAACGCGATGTTCGCCTCCGCCGTCGCCTACGGCTATCTGGTCGCCTGCGGCCTGAAGGTCGTCACTTCGCCCGTGCAGGTACGGGATCTGGCGCGCCTGGTCAAGGAAAGCAAGGCAGACGTGCGGACCATCGCCGAGGAGCTGCGGCAGTGGAGCCACTGA
- a CDS encoding VOC family protein encodes MRARVQEIVFDCHDPARLVRFWAALLGGDPADRSVDWSYIDPPGFVRVAFQRVPEGKSAKNRLHLDLDAGDVDEAADKAVALGAVRLGPAVTDEYGRFQVLRDPEGNEFCFV; translated from the coding sequence GTGCGAGCCCGTGTCCAGGAGATCGTCTTCGACTGCCATGACCCCGCCCGCCTGGTGCGTTTCTGGGCGGCCCTGCTCGGCGGTGACCCCGCCGACCGGAGCGTGGACTGGTCGTACATCGATCCGCCCGGCTTCGTCCGCGTCGCCTTCCAGCGTGTGCCTGAGGGCAAGTCGGCCAAGAACCGGCTCCATCTCGATCTCGATGCGGGCGATGTCGACGAGGCCGCGGACAAGGCGGTCGCGCTCGGCGCCGTACGGCTGGGACCGGCCGTCACCGACGAGTACGGGCGCTTCCAGGTGCTGAGGGATCCCGAGGGCAACGAGTTCTGCTTCGTGTGA
- a CDS encoding adenosylmethionine--8-amino-7-oxononanoate transaminase: MPESACTPGELLDLDRAHVWHPYGPMPGRTDPLVVESASGVRLRLAEPVHGQRELIDGMSSWWSAIHGYNHPVLNEAAHDQLGRMSHVMFGGLTHEPAVRLAAKLVEITPEPLRHVFLCDSGSVSVEVAVKMCLQYWRSVGRPRKQRLLTWRGGYHGDTWQPMSVCDPEGGMHELWSGVLPRQVFVGAPPADFDESYAQELREAVARDADELAAVIVEPVVQGAGGMRFHSPAYLRVLREACDEHGVLLVFDEIATGFGRTGTLFAAEQAGVSPDVMCLGKALTGGYLSMAATLCSTRVAEGISRGEVPVLAHGPTFMGNPLASAIACASIDLLLAQDWKQEIKRLEAGLRDGLAAAAGLPGVRDVRVLGGIGVVQLDHEVSMAAATEAAVREGVWLRPFRDLIYTMPPYVTGDEDLARVCGAVTAAAAAG, translated from the coding sequence ATGCCTGAGTCCGCCTGCACCCCCGGCGAGCTGCTGGACCTGGACCGGGCGCACGTCTGGCATCCGTACGGCCCGATGCCGGGCCGCACGGACCCGCTGGTCGTGGAGTCCGCGTCCGGAGTACGGCTGCGGCTCGCCGAACCGGTCCACGGACAGCGTGAGTTGATCGACGGCATGTCGTCCTGGTGGTCGGCGATCCACGGCTACAACCACCCGGTCCTCAACGAGGCCGCGCACGACCAGCTGGGGCGGATGAGCCATGTGATGTTCGGCGGGCTCACCCACGAGCCCGCCGTCCGGCTGGCCGCGAAGCTGGTCGAGATCACTCCCGAACCGCTGCGCCACGTCTTCCTGTGCGACTCCGGTTCGGTCTCGGTCGAGGTCGCGGTGAAGATGTGCCTGCAGTACTGGCGCTCGGTTGGCCGGCCGCGCAAGCAGCGGCTGCTGACCTGGCGCGGCGGGTACCACGGCGACACCTGGCAGCCGATGTCGGTGTGCGACCCCGAGGGCGGGATGCACGAGCTCTGGTCCGGGGTGCTGCCGCGGCAGGTCTTCGTGGGTGCGCCGCCGGCGGATTTCGACGAGTCGTACGCGCAGGAGCTGCGCGAGGCCGTCGCGCGGGACGCGGACGAGCTGGCCGCGGTGATCGTGGAGCCGGTGGTGCAGGGGGCGGGTGGGATGCGGTTCCACTCCCCCGCGTATCTGCGCGTGCTGCGGGAGGCGTGCGACGAGCACGGGGTACTGCTGGTCTTCGACGAGATCGCGACGGGGTTCGGCCGCACAGGCACTCTGTTCGCGGCGGAGCAGGCTGGGGTCTCCCCCGATGTGATGTGCCTGGGCAAGGCGCTGACCGGCGGCTACCTGTCGATGGCGGCGACGCTGTGTTCGACACGGGTGGCCGAGGGCATCTCGCGCGGTGAGGTCCCCGTGCTGGCGCACGGCCCGACGTTCATGGGCAATCCGCTGGCGTCGGCGATTGCGTGCGCCTCGATCGATCTGCTGCTCGCGCAGGACTGGAAGCAGGAGATCAAACGTCTGGAGGCGGGCCTGCGGGACGGCCTCGCGGCGGCCGCCGGGCTGCCCGGTGTAAGGGATGTCCGCGTCCTGGGCGGGATCGGCGTCGTGCAACTGGACCACGAGGTGAGCATGGCGGCGGCGACGGAGGCGGCGGTGCGCGAGGGAGTGTGGCTGAGGCCGTTCAGGGACCTCATCTACACGATGCCGCCGTATGTGACAGGGGACGAGGATCTGGCGCGCGTGTGCGGTGCGGTGACCGCGGCGGCGGCCGCGGGCTGA
- a CDS encoding ABC transporter ATP-binding protein — MTPEAALSTPATAPTHEQAADVPLAARARALTKAYGTGETTVRALDAVDVDIARGRFTAVMGPSGSGKSTLMHCLAGLDTVSAGQVWLGDTEITGLKERELTRLRRDRIGFMFQAFNLLPTLTAAENITLPMDIAGRKPDREWVEQVIDTLGLRDRLGHRPSELSGGQQQRVACARALASRPELIFADEPTGNLDSRAGAEVLAFLRDAVDRLEQTVVMVTHDPGAAAHSDLVLFLADGSIVDVMPDPTAEAVLERMKRFDALRKS, encoded by the coding sequence ATGACACCGGAGGCGGCCTTGTCAACACCTGCCACTGCACCCACCCACGAGCAAGCAGCGGATGTACCGCTCGCGGCCAGGGCGCGGGCTCTGACCAAGGCATACGGCACCGGCGAGACGACCGTACGCGCCCTGGACGCCGTCGATGTCGACATCGCGCGCGGGCGGTTCACCGCGGTCATGGGACCCTCGGGCTCGGGCAAGTCCACACTGATGCACTGCCTGGCCGGTCTCGACACAGTCTCCGCCGGCCAGGTCTGGCTCGGCGACACGGAGATCACCGGACTGAAGGAACGCGAACTGACCCGGCTCCGGCGGGACCGGATCGGCTTTATGTTCCAGGCGTTCAACTTGCTGCCCACCCTGACCGCCGCCGAGAACATCACGCTCCCGATGGACATCGCCGGGCGCAAGCCCGACCGCGAGTGGGTGGAGCAGGTCATCGACACTCTCGGGCTTCGCGACCGCCTGGGGCACCGGCCGTCGGAACTGTCCGGCGGACAGCAGCAGCGCGTGGCCTGTGCCCGCGCGCTGGCCTCCCGGCCGGAGCTGATCTTCGCGGACGAGCCGACCGGAAATCTCGACTCCCGTGCCGGGGCAGAGGTGCTCGCCTTCCTGCGTGATGCCGTCGACCGGCTGGAGCAGACGGTGGTGATGGTGACACACGACCCGGGCGCCGCCGCCCACTCCGACCTGGTTCTGTTCCTTGCGGACGGAAGCATCGTCGACGTCATGCCGGACCCGACAGCAGAGGCGGTACTGGAGCGTATGAAGCGCTTCGACGCCCTGCGCAAGAGCTGA
- a CDS encoding class I SAM-dependent methyltransferase → MPRSSTKVPQYAVHHPLFARFYARFSVAADKNAGIMACREELLSGLSGRVIEIGAGNGLNFAHYPAAVSEVVALEPERTLRHLATQAARRTEVPVDVVPGAAEALPVKSEAFDAAVASLVLCSVRDLPRALGEIKRVLRPGGELRFFEHGLAGTKGMATTQRALDRTVWPLLFGGCHTARDTVAAIEAAGFELGVYRRLQIPERGLRLPPSSCVLGVARRPFVSDPLR, encoded by the coding sequence ATGCCCCGGAGCAGCACCAAAGTGCCGCAGTACGCAGTTCACCATCCTCTCTTCGCCCGTTTCTACGCCAGGTTCAGCGTGGCGGCCGACAAGAACGCGGGGATCATGGCGTGCCGCGAGGAGCTGCTGTCCGGTCTCTCCGGCCGGGTCATCGAGATCGGTGCGGGAAACGGTCTGAACTTTGCGCACTATCCGGCGGCCGTCTCCGAGGTTGTGGCACTCGAACCCGAGCGCACGCTGCGGCACTTGGCGACGCAGGCAGCGAGGCGCACCGAGGTCCCGGTGGATGTGGTGCCGGGTGCCGCCGAGGCGCTGCCGGTCAAGAGCGAGGCTTTCGACGCCGCCGTGGCGTCGCTGGTGCTGTGTTCCGTACGGGATCTGCCGCGCGCGCTCGGCGAGATCAAACGGGTCCTGCGGCCGGGGGGAGAGCTGCGGTTCTTCGAGCACGGCCTCGCCGGGACGAAGGGCATGGCCACAACCCAGCGCGCGCTGGACCGCACCGTCTGGCCGCTGTTGTTCGGCGGGTGTCACACGGCGCGGGACACCGTCGCCGCGATCGAGGCGGCGGGCTTCGAACTCGGCGTGTACCGCAGGCTGCAGATCCCCGAGCGGGGCCTGCGGCTGCCGCCTTCGTCGTGTGTGCTGGGGGTGGCGCGGCGGCCGTTCGTCAGCGACCCGCTGCGGTGA
- the bioD gene encoding dethiobiotin synthase, producing the protein MAVIVVTGTGTEVGKTVVTAAVAAAFRAHGRSVAVVKPAQTGVAVGEDGDVAEVVRLGGDVVGVELARFPEPLAPATAARRAQMAAVRPADVVEAVEKLAAEHDLVLVEGAGGLLVRLDEDGATLADVARLLGAPVLVVAAAGLGTLNTTALTAEALRARKLEQLGVVVGSWPVEPDLAERCNLADLPEAAGAPLLGAVPQGAGALPPAEFRARAGSWLAPRLGGAWDVEAFAAAVG; encoded by the coding sequence ATGGCAGTCATCGTCGTCACCGGGACCGGGACCGAAGTCGGGAAGACCGTCGTCACCGCCGCCGTCGCCGCGGCGTTTCGTGCGCATGGCCGGTCCGTCGCCGTGGTGAAGCCCGCGCAGACCGGGGTTGCCGTCGGGGAAGACGGTGATGTCGCCGAGGTGGTGCGGCTCGGCGGGGACGTGGTCGGGGTCGAGCTGGCGAGGTTTCCCGAGCCGCTCGCTCCTGCGACCGCCGCGCGGCGGGCCCAGATGGCGGCCGTCCGCCCCGCGGACGTGGTCGAGGCCGTGGAGAAGCTCGCCGCCGAGCATGACCTCGTACTGGTCGAGGGGGCCGGCGGGCTGCTGGTGCGTCTCGACGAGGACGGGGCGACCCTCGCCGACGTGGCCCGGCTGCTGGGCGCGCCCGTGCTCGTCGTCGCGGCGGCCGGGCTCGGCACCCTCAACACGACCGCGCTGACCGCGGAGGCCCTGCGCGCGCGGAAGTTGGAGCAGCTCGGTGTGGTCGTCGGGAGCTGGCCCGTCGAGCCGGATCTGGCCGAGCGGTGCAATCTCGCGGACCTGCCCGAGGCCGCCGGGGCGCCGCTGCTCGGAGCCGTGCCTCAGGGAGCGGGCGCACTGCCGCCCGCCGAGTTCCGTGCCCGCGCCGGGAGTTGGCTCGCGCCACGGCTCGGCGGCGCGTGGGACGTGGAGGCATTCGCCGCGGCCGTAGGCTGA
- the bioB gene encoding biotin synthase BioB, which produces MDLLNTLVDKGLRRELPTREEALAVLATSDDDLLEVVAAAGKVRRQWFGRRVKLNYLVNLKSGLCPEDCSYCSQRLGSKAEILKYTWLKPDEASQAAAAGVAGGAKRVCLVASGRGPTDRDVDRVSKTIEAIKEQNEGVEVCACLGLLSGGQAERLRAAGADAYNHNLNTSEGTYGDITTTHTFADRVDTVHQAQAAGLSACSGLIAGMGESDEDLVDVVYSLRELDPDSVPVNFLIPFEGTPLAKEWNLTPQRCLRILAMVRFVCPDVEVRIAGGREVHLRSMQPLALNLANSIFLGDYLTSEGQAGKADLDMIADAGFEVEGTDTTTLPEHRADALAGDGCGSHSGSGGCGPCGDGEPAAAEAPVAEVPAARTDLVAVRRRGAGTDLAPNA; this is translated from the coding sequence ATGGACCTGCTGAACACGCTGGTGGACAAGGGGCTGCGGCGCGAGCTGCCGACCCGTGAAGAAGCGCTCGCCGTGCTGGCGACCTCCGACGACGATCTGCTCGAAGTGGTGGCCGCGGCCGGCAAGGTGCGCCGCCAGTGGTTCGGGCGACGGGTGAAGCTGAATTATCTCGTCAACCTGAAGTCGGGGCTCTGCCCCGAGGACTGTTCGTACTGCTCGCAGCGGCTGGGCTCCAAGGCCGAGATCCTCAAGTACACCTGGCTGAAGCCGGACGAGGCCTCACAGGCGGCGGCCGCCGGTGTCGCGGGTGGTGCCAAGCGGGTCTGCCTGGTCGCGAGCGGCCGCGGTCCGACGGACCGGGATGTGGACCGCGTCTCGAAGACCATCGAGGCGATCAAGGAGCAGAACGAGGGCGTCGAGGTCTGTGCCTGTCTCGGACTGCTCTCGGGCGGACAGGCGGAGCGGCTGCGGGCCGCCGGTGCCGACGCGTACAACCACAACCTCAATACGTCCGAGGGGACATATGGGGACATCACGACCACGCACACTTTCGCCGACCGCGTGGACACCGTGCATCAGGCGCAGGCCGCCGGACTCTCCGCCTGCTCCGGCCTGATTGCGGGCATGGGCGAGAGCGACGAAGACCTGGTCGATGTCGTCTACTCGCTGCGCGAGCTCGATCCGGACTCGGTGCCGGTGAACTTCCTGATCCCCTTCGAGGGCACCCCGCTGGCGAAGGAGTGGAACCTCACTCCGCAGCGCTGCCTGCGGATTCTCGCCATGGTGCGGTTCGTCTGTCCCGATGTGGAGGTGCGGATCGCCGGTGGCCGCGAGGTGCATCTGCGCTCGATGCAGCCGCTCGCGCTCAACCTCGCCAACTCGATCTTCCTCGGCGACTATCTGACCAGCGAGGGCCAGGCCGGCAAGGCCGACCTCGACATGATCGCGGACGCCGGCTTCGAGGTGGAGGGCACGGACACCACGACGCTGCCTGAGCACCGTGCGGACGCCCTGGCCGGGGACGGCTGCGGTTCGCACTCCGGATCCGGCGGGTGCGGACCGTGCGGGGACGGCGAGCCCGCCGCGGCCGAGGCGCCCGTCGCCGAGGTCCCCGCTGCGCGCACGGATCTGGTGGCCGTACGCCGCCGTGGAGCGGGCACGGATCTCGCGCCCAATGCCTGA
- a CDS encoding antitoxin, with the protein MAKTQLNVRVDETTAQAARRRATQRGMSVNRYIEELVKQDAGEVGRTFVEAASDFMKQYESVFAEEFGTEHGAGHSKEHSTEHGAGYTKEQGKGRR; encoded by the coding sequence GTGGCGAAGACTCAGCTGAACGTGAGAGTGGACGAGACAACCGCTCAGGCCGCGCGCCGGCGGGCGACGCAGCGCGGGATGAGCGTGAACCGCTATATCGAGGAGCTCGTCAAGCAGGACGCGGGCGAGGTGGGACGCACCTTCGTCGAGGCGGCGTCGGACTTCATGAAGCAGTACGAGTCCGTGTTCGCCGAGGAGTTCGGCACGGAGCACGGCGCCGGGCACAGCAAGGAGCACAGCACGGAGCACGGCGCCGGGTACACCAAGGAACAGGGCAAGGGCCGGCGGTGA
- a CDS encoding GNAT family N-acetyltransferase produces the protein MIDVHIRPAMAGEAESILAFWKQAAEGTSITDDVDGLTRLIERDPEALILAESGGLLVGSVIAGYDGWRCSLYRLAVLPSHRRQGISTALLAAAERRFLTAGGRRGDAMVLEANERAQRAWASAGYHREDHWRRWVKPFPPA, from the coding sequence ATGATCGACGTGCACATACGCCCCGCCATGGCCGGGGAGGCGGAGAGCATCCTCGCCTTCTGGAAGCAAGCGGCCGAGGGTACGAGCATCACGGACGACGTGGACGGGCTGACCCGCCTGATCGAGCGGGACCCGGAAGCGCTGATCCTGGCCGAGTCCGGCGGCCTGCTGGTGGGCTCGGTGATCGCGGGCTACGACGGGTGGCGGTGTTCGCTCTACCGCCTCGCGGTGCTTCCTTCTCACCGCAGGCAGGGGATCTCGACGGCGCTGCTCGCGGCCGCCGAGCGACGATTCCTTACTGCGGGCGGCCGGCGAGGTGACGCCATGGTGCTGGAGGCCAACGAGCGCGCCCAGCGGGCGTGGGCATCGGCCGGGTACCACCGCGAGGACCACTGGCGTCGCTGGGTGAAGCCCTTTCCCCCTGCGTAG
- a CDS encoding ABC transporter permease, producing MLKATLRSFFAHKGRLLLSALAVLLSVAFVSGSLIFSDTVSRTFDRLFASTAADVTISPKEGITESVPTGVVRTVPASLADRVASVNGVKAAHVDVAVQNVTVVNDKNEAVGPTTGAPTIARDWRLSDRSPVKLTSGHEPSGPGEALLDKDTADRKKLGIGDTLTVLAQPGSFKVKVVGIATFTTTNPGAALVFLDTPTAQTKLLGRTGVATSVSVDAAEGVSDTALKQRIAAQLGDTFELKTAEEQAESAAAQLGPFLDVIKYVMLGFAGVAVLVGVFLIVNTFSMLIAQRTRELGLLRALGADRRQVRNSVLTEALLLGLVGSTLGLAAGIGLAAGLIELMGLLGMNLSAAEMVVGVATPVSAYVVGLGVTFVAAYLPARRAARVSPMAALADAEVAGAGRPLRVRAIAGAVVGAAGAAALAGCAVSEKTSSAASLLGLGVVLTLIATVVAGPLLVRPVIRVLGGAFPRLFGSVGRMSQRNALRNPRRTGATAAALMVGLALVGGLSIASASMTKSFDNQIDKTLGADFVVQNANFQPFPREITEKVKGVDSAGTIVRQRFAPLALNMPDGKRVESTASGYDPQLDEAAHITYASGNTTAALAPGALAMDRDFAEDHKVRIGSVLPAEFAGGQKARLTVGALTDMDQSGGPGMQGGLFMGLSTVEKYLPGGQEAVLYVNAASGSDVKDLRKALETALDPYPQVQVRDQADYKELIRQQIAVMLYLVYALLGLAIVIAVLGVVNTLALSVVERTREIGLLRAIGLSRIQLRRMIRLESVVIAVFGALLGLALGLVWGVAVQQVLALEGLKAFAVPWGTVIAVVVGSVIVGLAAAVLPALRASRMNVLAAIAHE from the coding sequence GTGCTCAAGGCAACGCTGCGGAGCTTCTTCGCTCACAAGGGCCGACTACTGCTGTCGGCACTGGCCGTACTGCTGTCCGTGGCCTTCGTCAGCGGCAGTCTGATCTTCTCGGACACCGTCTCCCGTACCTTCGACCGGCTCTTCGCCTCCACGGCGGCGGATGTCACGATCTCGCCGAAGGAGGGCATCACCGAGAGCGTGCCGACCGGAGTCGTACGGACGGTGCCGGCCTCGCTCGCGGACCGCGTCGCTTCGGTCAACGGTGTCAAGGCCGCCCATGTCGACGTGGCGGTGCAGAACGTCACGGTCGTCAACGACAAGAACGAGGCGGTCGGGCCGACGACCGGCGCACCCACCATCGCCCGCGACTGGCGTCTGTCCGACCGCAGTCCGGTGAAGCTGACCAGCGGCCACGAGCCGAGCGGTCCGGGCGAGGCGCTGCTCGACAAGGACACCGCCGACAGGAAGAAGCTGGGCATCGGGGACACGCTCACCGTTCTCGCGCAGCCCGGTTCGTTCAAGGTCAAGGTTGTCGGGATCGCGACCTTCACCACCACCAACCCCGGTGCCGCGCTGGTCTTCCTGGACACCCCGACCGCCCAGACCAAGCTGCTGGGCCGGACCGGTGTGGCCACCTCGGTGTCGGTCGACGCGGCCGAAGGCGTGAGCGACACGGCGCTCAAACAGCGGATCGCCGCCCAGCTGGGCGACACGTTCGAACTGAAGACCGCGGAGGAGCAGGCCGAGTCGGCCGCCGCCCAGCTGGGCCCGTTCCTCGATGTCATCAAGTACGTGATGCTGGGCTTCGCGGGCGTCGCCGTACTGGTCGGCGTCTTCCTGATCGTCAACACCTTCTCGATGCTGATCGCCCAGCGCACCCGCGAGCTGGGTCTGCTGCGGGCGCTCGGCGCCGACCGCCGCCAGGTACGCAATTCCGTCCTCACCGAGGCACTGCTGCTGGGTCTGGTCGGCTCGACGCTGGGGCTGGCCGCCGGTATCGGGCTCGCGGCCGGGCTGATCGAGCTGATGGGGCTGCTCGGGATGAATCTGAGCGCCGCCGAGATGGTGGTGGGAGTGGCGACTCCGGTGTCGGCGTATGTGGTCGGGCTCGGCGTCACCTTCGTGGCCGCGTATCTGCCGGCCAGGCGGGCCGCCCGGGTGTCCCCCATGGCCGCGCTCGCGGATGCGGAAGTGGCCGGAGCGGGACGGCCGTTGAGGGTCCGGGCGATCGCCGGGGCCGTCGTGGGCGCGGCCGGTGCGGCCGCGCTCGCCGGATGCGCGGTGAGCGAGAAGACCTCGTCGGCGGCATCCCTGCTGGGACTCGGCGTGGTGCTGACGCTGATCGCCACGGTGGTTGCGGGACCGCTGCTGGTGCGCCCCGTGATCCGCGTGCTGGGCGGGGCCTTCCCCAGACTGTTCGGCTCGGTCGGCCGGATGAGCCAGCGCAACGCGCTGCGCAATCCGCGGCGTACGGGCGCCACCGCGGCCGCCCTGATGGTGGGCCTGGCACTGGTCGGCGGACTTTCGATCGCCAGCGCCTCGATGACCAAGTCCTTCGACAACCAGATCGACAAGACGCTGGGCGCCGACTTCGTCGTACAGAACGCCAACTTCCAGCCGTTCCCGCGGGAGATCACCGAGAAGGTGAAGGGCGTCGACAGCGCGGGCACCATTGTGCGGCAGCGCTTCGCGCCCCTCGCGCTGAACATGCCCGACGGCAAGCGGGTCGAGTCGACGGCGTCGGGCTACGACCCGCAGCTGGACGAGGCCGCACACATCACCTATGCGAGCGGGAACACGACGGCCGCGCTGGCGCCGGGCGCCCTCGCGATGGACCGCGATTTCGCCGAGGACCACAAGGTCCGCATCGGCTCGGTCCTGCCGGCCGAGTTCGCGGGCGGACAGAAGGCCCGGCTGACGGTCGGGGCGCTCACCGACATGGACCAGAGCGGCGGGCCCGGGATGCAGGGCGGGCTGTTCATGGGGCTGAGCACCGTCGAGAAGTATCTGCCGGGCGGGCAGGAGGCCGTGCTGTACGTCAACGCCGCGAGCGGCAGTGACGTCAAGGACCTGCGCAAGGCGCTGGAGACGGCCCTCGACCCGTATCCGCAGGTGCAGGTACGCGACCAGGCCGACTACAAGGAGCTGATCCGCCAGCAGATCGCCGTGATGCTCTATCTCGTATACGCGCTGCTGGGGCTCGCGATCGTCATCGCGGTGCTCGGAGTGGTCAACACCCTTGCCCTGTCGGTCGTCGAGCGGACCCGGGAAATCGGACTGCTGCGTGCCATCGGTCTCTCGCGGATCCAGCTGCGGCGCATGATCCGGCTGGAGTCGGTCGTCATCGCGGTCTTCGGCGCACTGCTGGGGCTGGCGCTTGGCCTGGTCTGGGGTGTGGCGGTGCAGCAGGTGCTGGCGCTGGAGGGGCTGAAAGCCTTCGCCGTGCCGTGGGGCACGGTCATCGCGGTGGTCGTGGGCTCGGTGATCGTGGGTCTTGCGGCGGCGGTGCTCCCGGCCCTGCGCGCCTCGCGGATGAACGTACTGGCCGCCATCGCACACGAATAG
- a CDS encoding hemolysin family protein, whose protein sequence is MTEVLLLVVAVLLALACGGFVAAEFSLTTIERGDLEAAVGRGERGAASALKAVRSLTFQLSGAQLGITVTNLVVGMLSEPSIAKLIRGPLEALGVSPSTASSAALVIGTGLSTIVLMVVGELVPKNWAISSPLAVAKVVAPPQRVFTATFKPFISHLNNTANRILRRLGMEPTEELASVRSPQELVALARHSAKKGALEADTAELFVRTLKLSELTAENVMTPRVQVTALDVQATVEDVANATRATGLSRFPVYQGSLDSVVGVAHIKDVLALPAVRRPRHRVTELLREPLLVPETLTVDRLLDRLSGKNTMAVVIDEYGGTAGVVTLEDIMEEVVGEVRDEHDPHETPDLAPAGEDADGRALWSADGAARTDQLERVGLRVPEGPYETLAGLIATTLGRIPAEGDRIELAGWRLDVVDASGRRAARVLMHAPLPSDDTTEEAGR, encoded by the coding sequence ATGACCGAAGTGCTCCTGCTCGTCGTGGCAGTGCTGCTCGCGCTCGCCTGTGGCGGCTTCGTCGCAGCGGAGTTCTCCCTCACCACCATCGAGCGCGGGGACCTCGAAGCGGCCGTCGGGCGCGGGGAGCGCGGGGCGGCGAGCGCCCTCAAAGCCGTACGCAGCCTCACCTTCCAGCTCTCCGGCGCCCAGCTCGGCATCACGGTCACCAACCTGGTCGTCGGCATGCTGTCCGAACCCTCGATCGCGAAGCTGATCCGCGGCCCGCTCGAGGCGCTCGGCGTCTCCCCCTCGACGGCCTCCTCGGCCGCGCTTGTGATCGGCACCGGGCTGTCGACGATCGTGCTGATGGTCGTCGGCGAACTGGTCCCCAAGAACTGGGCGATCTCCTCGCCGCTCGCCGTGGCCAAGGTGGTGGCGCCCCCGCAGCGGGTCTTCACGGCCACCTTCAAGCCCTTCATCAGCCACCTCAACAACACGGCCAACCGCATCCTGCGCCGGCTCGGCATGGAGCCGACCGAAGAGCTGGCCTCCGTCCGCAGCCCCCAGGAACTGGTCGCACTCGCCCGCCACTCCGCCAAGAAGGGCGCGCTTGAGGCGGACACCGCGGAGCTGTTCGTCCGCACCCTCAAGCTGTCCGAACTCACCGCGGAGAACGTGATGACCCCGCGGGTCCAGGTCACAGCCCTCGACGTGCAGGCCACCGTCGAGGACGTCGCCAACGCCACCCGCGCCACCGGCCTGTCCCGCTTCCCCGTCTACCAGGGCAGCCTGGACTCCGTCGTCGGCGTCGCGCACATCAAGGACGTGCTCGCCCTCCCGGCCGTGCGCCGTCCGCGCCATCGCGTCACCGAGCTCCTGCGCGAGCCGCTGCTCGTACCGGAGACGCTGACAGTGGACCGGCTGCTCGACCGGCTGTCCGGCAAGAACACCATGGCCGTCGTCATCGACGAGTACGGCGGTACGGCCGGTGTGGTGACGCTGGAGGACATCATGGAGGAGGTCGTCGGCGAGGTGCGCGACGAGCACGATCCGCACGAGACTCCGGACCTGGCCCCGGCCGGCGAGGACGCCGACGGGCGCGCGCTCTGGTCGGCGGACGGTGCGGCGCGCACCGACCAGCTGGAGCGGGTCGGGCTGCGGGTGCCCGAAGGCCCCTACGAAACTCTCGCCGGCCTCATCGCCACCACCTTGGGGCGCATCCCCGCAGAGGGCGACCGGATCGAGCTGGCGGGCTGGCGTCTCGATGTGGTGGACGCTTCCGGGCGGCGGGCGGCCCGGGTGCTGATGCACGCACCGCTCCCCTCGGACGACACCACCGAGGAGGCCGGACGATGA